DNA from Roseimicrobium sp. ORNL1:
TCTCCACGTGAAGCCCCCTACATCGACCCCCAGCAGCGTCTGCTTTTGGAGACGGCATGGGAGGCGATTGAAGACGCCGGCATCGTGCTGGACCTGGAGAAGGGCACGGACATCGCCGTGTACATGGGTGTCTCCCACAATGACTACCAGATCATCCAGGGCACGCCTTGGGATTCGGCAGGCATCAGCCCCCACTCTCCCACGGGAAGCGCACACAGCATTGCGGCAAACCGCATTTCTTACAGCCTGAACCTGCTCGGACCGAGCGTGGCGATGGACACCGCCTGCTCCTCCGCCCTTACGGCAGTGCACGCCGCGTGCGAGCACATCTGGACGAATCGCGGTGACGTGGCCATGGCCGGCGGCGTGACCATCATGGTCACCCCTGGCGGCTTCATCGGCTTCTCCCAGGCCGGCATGCTCTCTCCAGACGGCCACTGCAAGGCCTTCGCCGCTGAGGCCAATGGCTTCGTGCGTGGTGAAGGCGCCGGCGTGGTGCTCATGAAGCGCCTCTCGCAGGCCATCAAGGATGGCGACCCCATCCACGCAGTAGTCATCGGCACGTCCTTGAACCAGGACGGCCACACGAACGGCATCTCCCTTCCCAGCCCGGAAGCCCAGGCCCGCCTCGTGCGTGACGCCTGCAAGGACGCTGGCGTGGATCCCAAGAACATCGGTTTCGTGGAAGCTCACGGCACCGGTACCGCCGTTGGTGACCCCATCGAAGCGACCGCTCTCGCCAATGCTCTCTGCGTGGATCGCCCCGCAGACCAGCCGCTGCCCATCGGCTCGGTGAAGACCAACCTTGGTCACCTTGAAACCGCTGCTGGCGTCGCTGGCCTCGTCAAGGCCCTGCTCGTGCTGAAGCACCGCCAGATCCCTGCGAGCCTGCACTTCGAGAACCCGAGCACGCACATCGATTTCGAAGCACTCAAGCTTCGCGTTCCGACCTCCATGGAAGCCTTCCCGGCTCCTGCGGATGGACCGCGCATGGTTGGTGTGAACTCCTTCGGTTTCGGCGGCGCCAATGCGCACGTGATCCTCGCGGAAGCTCCCCACACCACCCAGCGTGAGTATCTCGAAGTCCCCGAAGGCCGCTCCTGGCCGGTGACCATTTCGGCACGTTCGGAAGAATCCCTTCGCGCCACGGCTGAACGCCTCGGTGCCTGGCTGACCTCCAAGGCGAATGCCAATGGCAGCAGCCCTGTCCTGCCCGACCTGACCTACACCCTGGGTGCTCGTCGCAATCACCACCAGTACCGCGCGACGGTGGTGGCGAATTCCATCAATGACTTGATCGAAGAACTCAATGGCTTCGCCACCGGCACCCCCGGACCGAAGCTGCAGAGCGTCTTCACTCCCCGTCCTGAAACAGCGCCACGCGTCGGCTTTGTGCTGAGCGGCCAGGGTCCCCAGTGGTGGGGCATGGGCCGTGAGCTCATGAAGTATGAGCCAGTGTTCCGTCAGATGATGGAACGCTGCGATGCAGCGATGCGTCCCTGGGCTCGCTTTGGCCTTCTCGAAGAGCTCGCCAAGTCCGAGTCTGACTCCCAAGTCATGCGCACCGAAGTGGGCCAGCCGGCCATCTTCGCGATGCAGGTATCCCTTTGCGCCCTCTGGAAGTCCTGGGGTGTAGAGCCCGCAGCCATCGTGGGCCACTCCGTCGGTGAAATCGCCGCCGCCTGCGTGGCTGGCATCTTCAGCGTGGAAGACGGCGCACGTATCATCGTCCAGCGCGCGCGCTTCATGGAAGAATGCGCCAAGGGTGACGGCACCATGCTCGCCGTGGGCATGACCGAGGAAGACGCTCGCGCGCTCATCGCTCGTCATGACCGCACCGTGACCATCGCGGCCTTCAATGGTCCGAAGTCGCTGACCCTCGCGGGCAACGCGGCCTCGCTGACCAAGATGATGAATGAGCTCGAGGAGCAGGGCGTCTTCGCCCGCCTCGTGAAGGTGGACCATCCCTTCCACCACCCGCTCATGCAGCCTGCTTCGGAAGCGCTCGAGAAGGCGCTCGCCGAACTCAAGCCGCTGCCGGACACCGTTCCCTTCTTCAGCACCGTCACGGGTGACCGCTGCGCCGGTGACTCCTGCGATGCCACCCACTGGGGCAAGGGCATCCGCCAGTCGGTGCGCTTCGCACCTGCCGTGGACGCCATGGCCGACTTCGGTGTGGACGTGTGGCTGGAAATCAGCTCGCACCCCGCTCTGGCCCGCAACATTCAGGAGTGCCTCGGCGCCCGCAATATCAAGGCCCCCGTGCTCTCCTCCGTCCGTCGTGAGAAAGAGCATGAGACCATCCTCGACACCGTGACGGGTCTCCATCGCGCTGCGGTCGAGCTCGACTTCGCGGCGATGACGCCCTCCCGCCGTCAGCTCTCCCTCCCCTCCTATGCGTGGGACAAGGCCCGCTGGTGGAGTGAGTCCCCCGACTGGCGCGACGGTCGTCTCATGAGCGGTGGACGCGGCATGCTGGACATCCGACTGCCCCGTGCCACTCCGACCTGGGTTGCCCGCCTCGACAACCGCCACATGGCCTACCTCAAGGACCACAAGGTCGAGAGCCATGTCATCTTCCCGGCCGCCGGCTTCATCGAGCTTATCCTCGAAGCAGGTGCCCAGTACTTCGAAGGCCGCCCGTTCGTGGTGGAAGACTTCGAAATCCGCAAGCCGCTGATCCTTCCGGACTCCACCGCGGGTCTGCAGATCGAAATCACCTACGAAACCGGCGAGCGCACCTTCTCCATCCAGAGCAAGTTTGAAAACGCCGCCTCCTGGTCAGTGCACGTGGTCGGCTCGATGCGCGGTGAGCGTACGGAAACCGCCTTCGCCCACACCAAGTGGGAAGACGTGAAGCCGAAGGACCTGCCTGCGCAGGATCTCAGCGGATTCTACCAGCACATGAGCGACATGGGCCTTCGCTACGGCGAGGAGTTCCGTGGCGTGAAGGAACTCGCCGCCGCCGGTGGCGTGTCCCATGGCAAGGTGGCCCTCACCGAGGAGTCCGCCAAGCGCGCTGGCGAATACCAGCTCCACCCCGTCCTCATGGACGCCGCCCTGCACGTATTCTCCGCAGGCGCGAAGACGGTGGAAAGCCGCAAGGCCAAGCTCAAGCTCCCGGTGCGCTTCCAGCGCATCCTTTTCCTCCGCTCGCCCGGCGCCTCCAGCCAGGTCCGCGCCAGCGTGACGGGCTTCAACGACGACTACCTCGAAGGCGAACTCGGCCTCTACGATGAAGCAGGCCAACCCTGCGTGCTCGTGGACGGCTTCCGCGCCATCGCTGTGGCCGGCGCCCGCCGCTCCGGCACCCCTGGTGGCCAGCGCGACCTTGTTTATCAGGTCGCCTGGGAACGCACCAATCCCTCCAGCGCTGAGCCGAGCACTTCAGGTGCCCCGCTTCCGCTGGTACAGCTTCAGAAGGCCGCAGGCGCCGCGCTTGACCAGGTCGTCGAAGCACGTGGCAAGAAGAAGCTTGAAGAAGCACTCGCTGCTGGTGACGAACTCGCCGCCGCGAACCTCGCCCGTGGTCTCCAGAGCATGGGTGTGAAGAGCGCCATCGACGCCAAGAAACTGAAAATCGACGAGGCACTCATGCCTGTCTTCGGCGCCCTGATGACGGGCCTGGAGCGGCGCGGCCTCATCCAGAAGGAAGGCGCGATCTACAAGACCACGCCGCTCTTCAAGAAGGCTGCCAGCAACGCAACGCCCATCCTTCGCAAGTACATCGAGAACAACCCCGGTCACCTCTCGGAAGGCCTGATCAACCACGCGACGTGTGCCGAACTCGGCCCCATCCTCCGTGGTGAGAAGGAAGCCGTGCAGGTGCTCTTCTCCGGCGCAGGTGCAGAACACCTCGACCAGTTCTACGGTGACGGCCTCTACACCAGCCAGTGGCTCGCCGCCATCGCAGCAGCCCTTCAGGAAGCCTCCAACGCCCTTCCCGAAGGCCGTGGCCTGCGCATCCTGGAAATCGGTGCCGGTACCGGCGGTCTCGCCTCCTACCTGCTCCCGCTCCTTGAGCGCGGTCTGCACACCTACACCTTCACGGACATCTCCGCGGGCTTCTTCCCCGGAGCCATGCAGAAGCTGGCCGGATTCCCCGAAGTGGAGTGCAAGATCTTCGACCTCGAAAAGTCCCCTGCCGAGCAGGGTCTCGACGTCGGCAGCTACGACTTCGTCATCGGCACGAACTGCGTGCACGCCGTGAGCGATGTCACCAACTCCCTGCGCCATGTGCATGACCTGCTCGCCCCTGGCGGCAGCCTCATCTTCATGGACACGGGCTCCCCGATGCTGTGGACCGAGTCTACTTTCGGTCTCACGAGCGGCTGGTGGAGATTCGCCGACCGCGAACTTCGCCCCGAGCAGCCGCTCATCGAGCGCGCCCAGTGGGAGAAGGTCATCAAGTCCGCCGGCTACGCCGAAACCGCCTCCCTCGCGGGCCTCACCGGTCCGCGTGGTGGTGAAGGCCAGATCCTCCTCTTCGGCCGCAAGGCTTCCGAGAAGGCCGCTGCCCCCACGACCGAAGCGCCCGCCGAAGAAGCTACTCTGGAGTCCTCCTGGCTGCTCTACGCCGACAAGGGTGGCTTCGCTGAGAAGCTCGCCACGAAGCTCCGCGAAGGCGGTGCCCGCGTGCGTCTCGCCTACAAGGGCGACAGCTACAGCGCCGATGGTGACAAGTTCACCCTCCGTGCGGAAGCCGGTGAAGACTGGAAGACCCTTCTCGAAACCGTCACGAAGGACACCGCGCCTGAGCGCAGCGTGTACTTCTGGACGCTCGATGAACCCGCCAAGCCCAGCAATGCCGACGAAGTCATCGCCGGGACCGATGCGCTGCTGCACCTCTCCCATGCGGAAGATGCCGTGCGCCCTGCCGTGAAGAGCCGTTTCGACCTCGTGACCCGCGGCGCCCAGCCGATCGGTCGCGACAACGCCGCCACCACCGTGGTGCAGGCTCCCCTCATCGGCATGGTACGTGTGTTCAACAACGAACACCCGGACATCACCTGCAAGGCCATCGACCTCCCGACCGTCGCCTCCGACGCGGATGTGGACCTTCTTATCAGCGAACTGAAGCGTACCGATGTGGAGCGCGAAGTCGCCTTCCGTGGCGAAGCCCGCTACGTGCAGCGCCTCGATCGTGGCCGCCCTGTCAAAGAGCAGTGGTTGCAGAAGACCGTCCCGCTGCGTCTTGAGTCCCGCGAACGCGGTCACCTCGACACGCTGCGCTTCACGCCGTTTGAAAACCCGCCCTGCGAAGCAGACCAGGTGGTCATCGACACTCGTGCCGCCGGCATGAACTTCCGTGACGTGCTCAAGGCACTCGCCCTCTATCCGGGTGAAGCTCCGGATGCCCGCATCTTCGGTGACGAAGTGGGCGGCATCATCACCCAGGTGGGTGAGAACGTGAAGCACCTGAAGGTGGGCGACCGCGCGTATGGTCTGGCCGTATTCGGCCTGTCCACGCAGACGCTGGCCCGCGGCTGCGACGTGCTGCCGATTCCTGCAGGTCTCTCCTTCGAAGAAGCGGCAACCATCCCGGTGGTCTTCATGACCTCCTGGCACTCACTGAAGAACGTGGCCCGCATGCGCAAGGGTGAGACCAT
Protein-coding regions in this window:
- a CDS encoding type I polyketide synthase codes for the protein MTKEGIAIIGVGCRFPGKVDDVESYWKLLAEGREAVVEVPADRWNADRYYDEEPGLVGKSIAKRGGFIDGLDQYDPQFFGISPREAPYIDPQQRLLLETAWEAIEDAGIVLDLEKGTDIAVYMGVSHNDYQIIQGTPWDSAGISPHSPTGSAHSIAANRISYSLNLLGPSVAMDTACSSALTAVHAACEHIWTNRGDVAMAGGVTIMVTPGGFIGFSQAGMLSPDGHCKAFAAEANGFVRGEGAGVVLMKRLSQAIKDGDPIHAVVIGTSLNQDGHTNGISLPSPEAQARLVRDACKDAGVDPKNIGFVEAHGTGTAVGDPIEATALANALCVDRPADQPLPIGSVKTNLGHLETAAGVAGLVKALLVLKHRQIPASLHFENPSTHIDFEALKLRVPTSMEAFPAPADGPRMVGVNSFGFGGANAHVILAEAPHTTQREYLEVPEGRSWPVTISARSEESLRATAERLGAWLTSKANANGSSPVLPDLTYTLGARRNHHQYRATVVANSINDLIEELNGFATGTPGPKLQSVFTPRPETAPRVGFVLSGQGPQWWGMGRELMKYEPVFRQMMERCDAAMRPWARFGLLEELAKSESDSQVMRTEVGQPAIFAMQVSLCALWKSWGVEPAAIVGHSVGEIAAACVAGIFSVEDGARIIVQRARFMEECAKGDGTMLAVGMTEEDARALIARHDRTVTIAAFNGPKSLTLAGNAASLTKMMNELEEQGVFARLVKVDHPFHHPLMQPASEALEKALAELKPLPDTVPFFSTVTGDRCAGDSCDATHWGKGIRQSVRFAPAVDAMADFGVDVWLEISSHPALARNIQECLGARNIKAPVLSSVRREKEHETILDTVTGLHRAAVELDFAAMTPSRRQLSLPSYAWDKARWWSESPDWRDGRLMSGGRGMLDIRLPRATPTWVARLDNRHMAYLKDHKVESHVIFPAAGFIELILEAGAQYFEGRPFVVEDFEIRKPLILPDSTAGLQIEITYETGERTFSIQSKFENAASWSVHVVGSMRGERTETAFAHTKWEDVKPKDLPAQDLSGFYQHMSDMGLRYGEEFRGVKELAAAGGVSHGKVALTEESAKRAGEYQLHPVLMDAALHVFSAGAKTVESRKAKLKLPVRFQRILFLRSPGASSQVRASVTGFNDDYLEGELGLYDEAGQPCVLVDGFRAIAVAGARRSGTPGGQRDLVYQVAWERTNPSSAEPSTSGAPLPLVQLQKAAGAALDQVVEARGKKKLEEALAAGDELAAANLARGLQSMGVKSAIDAKKLKIDEALMPVFGALMTGLERRGLIQKEGAIYKTTPLFKKAASNATPILRKYIENNPGHLSEGLINHATCAELGPILRGEKEAVQVLFSGAGAEHLDQFYGDGLYTSQWLAAIAAALQEASNALPEGRGLRILEIGAGTGGLASYLLPLLERGLHTYTFTDISAGFFPGAMQKLAGFPEVECKIFDLEKSPAEQGLDVGSYDFVIGTNCVHAVSDVTNSLRHVHDLLAPGGSLIFMDTGSPMLWTESTFGLTSGWWRFADRELRPEQPLIERAQWEKVIKSAGYAETASLAGLTGPRGGEGQILLFGRKASEKAAAPTTEAPAEEATLESSWLLYADKGGFAEKLATKLREGGARVRLAYKGDSYSADGDKFTLRAEAGEDWKTLLETVTKDTAPERSVYFWTLDEPAKPSNADEVIAGTDALLHLSHAEDAVRPAVKSRFDLVTRGAQPIGRDNAATTVVQAPLIGMVRVFNNEHPDITCKAIDLPTVASDADVDLLISELKRTDVEREVAFRGEARYVQRLDRGRPVKEQWLQKTVPLRLESRERGHLDTLRFTPFENPPCEADQVVIDTRAAGMNFRDVLKALALYPGEAPDARIFGDEVGGIITQVGENVKHLKVGDRAYGLAVFGLSTQTLARGCDVLPIPAGLSFEEAATIPVVFMTSWHSLKNVARMRKGETILVHAGAGGVGMAAIQIAHHLGCKVIATAGSASKRALLETMGVAHVIDSRRGDFVDAVMNLTNRRGVDVVINALAAEAIPMGMACLAEFGRFIEIGKRDIYQNSRIPLWPLRRNASFHVVAMDAVFSGDGELARQLLGEVNKLVEKGALHPLPFRSFPACRVDAAFRQMAQGKHIGKVVVSFPEAFVPRRGEAPVPAFDVKSNGSYVITGAFGGFGKVLANWLVQAGARHLTLSSRSGIKSPGAQEFVDDLTARGVTVKAIAADVGSPADVQRLISESHSEETPIKGVFHLAMVIDDAPLAALTRERMQSVLTPKAFGGWLLHEATAKMDLDAFVMFSSVSSIFGNPAQANYAAANAFLDSLAHHRRSLGLPALTINWGVLGGEGYVARNEKVAEFLARQGTAALTPGEVVTLLESFLVAGSAQGVAIRVDWNKWRQSFRNMQENPLLERIFASGLEGGESSSGGSDWRLKIESASADEKEGVIGEAVRDVVGGVLRVKPDTLRNDQPLTDLGLDSLMGVEIENSLESAIGVALPPTSLMRARTIGQIVSLIAERVGGAKAAGAPAAAAAPAAEPVAAPVEDVDLDAISDDDLDRLLGDDDDTAEATTAAKPSA